A single Leguminivora glycinivorella isolate SPB_JAAS2020 chromosome 25, LegGlyc_1.1, whole genome shotgun sequence DNA region contains:
- the LOC125239171 gene encoding gastrula zinc finger protein XlCGF8.2DB-like: METSAESGSMSPARVKLEPEADQSEIIIVKEEAVFLDEEERVKEEWSDSTAGRGVSEAAMLADLYIEHEVKDELVLGPERPHRPVVAPAALSYRVAASAEHKPFWCCQCDYKCKSKAYLRKHLLTHTDVKPFSCSHCDYKCRRKANLKSHLMNHTDEKPFRCSHCDYKFRQKAKLNSHLITHSDEKPFECSQCDYKGKKESYLRRHLVTHVVHTDEKLFSCSHCDYKCIRKSQIQSHLYTHSDEKPFECSQCDYKFRSKAYLRKHLLTHTEEKPFSCSHCDYKCRKK; encoded by the exons ATGGAGACGAGTGCCGAGTCTGGCAGCATGTCGCCGGCGCGCGTGAAGCTGGAGCCCGAGGCGGACCAGTCGGAAATCA TCATTGTTAAAGAAGAAGCTGTATTCCTGGATGAAGAGGAGCGCGTGAAGGAGGAGTGGTCGGATAGCACGGCCGGGCGCGGCGTGAGCGAGGCAGCCATGCTGGCCGACTTGTACATCGAGCACGAGGTGAAGGACGAGCTCGTGCTGGGGCCGGAGCGCCCGCACCGCCCCGTAGTCGCCCCGGCCGCCCTATCTTACCGTGTCGCAGCGTCCGCTGAACATAAACCTTTCTGGTGTTGTCAATGTGACTACAAGTGTAAAAGCAAAGCGTATTTACGGAAGCACCTGTTGACACACACAGACGTAAAGCCATTTagttgtagccactgtgactaTAAGTGCAGAAGAAAAGCTAATTTAAAGTCTCACCTGATGAATCACACTGATGAGAAGCCTTTCAGatgtagccactgtgactacaagttTAGACAAAAAGCAAAATTAAATTCTCACCTGATTACTCACTCTGACGAAAAACCTTTCGAGTGTAGTCAATGTGACTACAAGGGTAAGAAAGAATCATATTTACGGAGGCACCTGGTGACTCACGTAGTCCACACAGACGAGAAGCTATTTagttgtagccactgtgactacaagtgtaTACGAAAATCACAAATACAGTCTCACCTGTATACTCACTCTGACGAAAAACCTTTCGAGTGTAGTCAATGTGACTACAAGTTTCGAAGCAAAGCGTATTTAAGGAAGCACCTGTTGACACACACAGAGGAGAAGCCATTTagttgtagccactgtgactacaagtgtagaaaaaagtaa